In Harpia harpyja isolate bHarHar1 chromosome Z, bHarHar1 primary haplotype, whole genome shotgun sequence, a single window of DNA contains:
- the RPS6 gene encoding 40S ribosomal protein S6 — MKLNISFPATGCQKLIEVDDERKLRTFYEKRMATEVAADSLGEEWKGYVVRISGGNDKQGFPMKQGVLTHGRVRLLLSKGHSCYRPRRTGERKRKSVRGCIVDANLSVLNLVIVKKGEKDIPGLTDTTVPRRLGPKRASRIRKLFNLSKEDDVRQYVVRKPLNKEGKKPRTKAPKIQRLVTPRVLQHKRRRIALKKQRTQKNKEEAAEYAKLLAKRMKEAKEKRQEQIAKRRRLSSLRASTSKSESSQK; from the exons ATGAAG CTGAACATCTCTTTCCCGGCCACTGGCTGCCAGAAACTCATTGAAGTGGATGACGAGCGCAAGCTGAGAACATTCTATGAGAAACGGATGGCCACGGAGGTTGCAGCTGATTCTCTTGGTGAGGAGTGGAAG GGCTATGTTGTCCGCATCAGTGGTGGCAATGACAAACAAGGCTTCCCCATGAAACAAGGTGTCCTGACTCATGGACGTGTCCGCCTTCTGCTCAGCAAGGGCCACTCCTGCTACCGCCCCAgaagaactggagagagaaaacGCAAATCTGTTCGTGGTTGCATCGTTGATGCCAACTTGAGTGTTCTGAACTTGGTCATAGTGAAAAAGG GTGAAAAGGATATTCCTGGGCTGACAGACACAACTGTGCCTCGTCGTCTTGGTCCCAAGAGGGCTAGCAGAATCCGCAAACTGTTCAACTTGTCTAAGGAGGATGATGTTCGCCAGTATGTTGTGAGGAAGCCTCTGAACAAAGAGG GCAAGAAACCCCGAACCAAGGCCCCTAAGATCCAGCGACTAGTGACTCCTCGAGTTCTGCAACATAAGCGCAGACGTATTGCTCTGAAGAAGCAGCGCACTCAAAAGAATAAGGAGGAAGCAGCAGAATATGCAAAGCTCTTGGCCAAGAGAATGAAG GAAGCCAAGGAGAAACGCCAGGAGCAGATTGCAAAGAGACGCCGGCTTTCTTCATTGAGAGCTTCTACATCCAAGTCCGAGTCCAGTCAGAAGTAG